A genome region from Pseudomonadota bacterium includes the following:
- a CDS encoding DUF3303 family protein produces the protein MLFMVVEDFRNRDRKAIYRRFREKGRMMPEGLSYVGSWVSADMGRCFQLMETDDVTLFQRWVAEWYDLGECEIVPVTSGKDTAEALAKHGHI, from the coding sequence ATGCTGTTCATGGTGGTCGAGGATTTCCGCAACCGCGATCGCAAGGCGATCTATCGGCGCTTTCGCGAGAAGGGCCGGATGATGCCCGAGGGCTTGAGCTATGTCGGCAGCTGGGTCAGCGCCGATATGGGCCGCTGCTTCCAGCTCATGGAGACCGACGACGTGACCCTGTTCCAGCGCTGGGTCGCGGAATGGTACGACCTCGGCGAATGTGAGATCGTCCCGGTCACCAGCGGCAAGGACACCGCCGAGGCGCTGGCCAAGCAC